In one Novosphingopyxis iocasae genomic region, the following are encoded:
- a CDS encoding M48 family metallopeptidase, which translates to MRPWLGGVLGALAIAQPLSAEESPLPPPYEGVYQPQGVDEIGFWREDDESERALAASPLVIRDAALNSYVKGVLCDTVGPDRCNAVRVYILREPTFNASMSPNGTMRVFSGLFLRVRSEAELGAVLGHEFGHFERRHSLAGFRRARSGTDLLAWTSLLVSMAPSYGAASSQRSLEMAVYGQIFRHGRDQEREADRLGVSYLNQGRLRPQAASEVWKTVMTEAESSARSRGLKKPNFKAIAFFASHPPEAERADNLAALAVPDGAARDDGALRYREALAPFMPQFLDDQIKLNDFGASDFLIENMAESGGWSAPLWFSRGELYRLRGAQRDFVNAADFYARAIALDPSLAEAHRGLGLALFKTGRREEGMTALKEYLNLKPDASDAKMIALMLPQDTGS; encoded by the coding sequence ATGCGCCCATGGCTTGGTGGCGTGCTGGGCGCGCTTGCCATCGCCCAGCCGCTATCCGCTGAGGAGAGCCCCCTGCCGCCGCCCTATGAGGGCGTCTACCAGCCGCAAGGGGTGGATGAGATCGGTTTCTGGCGGGAGGATGACGAAAGCGAGCGTGCCCTTGCCGCCTCCCCGCTCGTTATTCGCGATGCGGCGCTCAACAGCTATGTCAAAGGCGTGCTGTGCGACACGGTCGGCCCGGATCGGTGCAACGCCGTGCGCGTCTATATCTTGCGCGAGCCGACCTTCAACGCCAGCATGTCGCCCAACGGCACCATGCGCGTGTTCAGCGGCCTGTTCCTGCGGGTGCGCAGCGAAGCGGAGCTGGGCGCGGTGCTGGGGCATGAGTTCGGCCATTTCGAACGGCGCCACTCGCTCGCAGGGTTCCGCCGGGCACGCAGCGGGACGGATCTTCTCGCCTGGACGTCGCTGCTCGTCAGCATGGCCCCCAGCTATGGCGCGGCGAGCAGCCAGCGGAGCCTGGAGATGGCGGTCTACGGCCAAATCTTTCGCCACGGCCGCGATCAGGAGCGCGAGGCGGACCGGCTGGGCGTGAGCTATCTGAATCAGGGACGGCTCAGACCGCAGGCCGCCTCAGAGGTTTGGAAGACCGTCATGACCGAAGCTGAATCCTCGGCGCGGTCGCGCGGCCTCAAAAAACCGAATTTCAAGGCCATTGCCTTTTTCGCCTCGCACCCGCCCGAAGCGGAGCGCGCCGACAATCTCGCGGCGCTGGCGGTGCCCGACGGCGCCGCGCGGGACGACGGCGCGTTGCGCTACCGCGAAGCGCTGGCACCCTTCATGCCGCAATTCCTGGACGATCAGATCAAGCTGAACGATTTCGGTGCCAGCGATTTCCTGATCGAGAACATGGCCGAAAGCGGCGGCTGGTCCGCTCCGCTCTGGTTTTCCCGCGGCGAACTGTATCGCCTGCGCGGCGCGCAGCGCGATTTCGTAAACGCCGCAGATTTCTACGCCCGGGCCATCGCGCTCGATCCTTCCCTGGCGGAGGCGCATCGCGGCCTCGGCCTTGCCCTGTTCAAAACCGGGCGGCGCGAGGAAGGCATGACGGCGCTGAAAGAGTATCTCAACCTGAAGCCCGACGCCTCCGACGCGAAGATGATCGCGCTCATGCTGCCCCAGGACACCGGATCATGA
- a CDS encoding lipid II:glycine glycyltransferase FemX has protein sequence MTVAEIIDEFDGGTRQSFAAFVDSCPFWSYQQTPGWLAAVPAHPRHHYLAVICRRDDAIIGSAVVRRSKLAGPYWLASSARGPLVRDPADLGEVIRAIGDVLRDAGAATWQLAPRVRGRDLPVKAEAMRAAGATPLPASQQSLHVATGIVWLDKPEDDILAGFGQSGRRKLKAAAKAGVQVRAVESEADIAAFQRALDIFDANRPAYEMSSTPDAKAQAGLIEELGGAMLLAEKDGVLLGAASYVHQGGEAIWLTLASTDAEPKIPSNYLLLWEAMRRARASGCVGYDLAGVPIDEPSDPGEKGRMQFKNAFRPHRRVMLPMHSIALKPVAHSLLFTSRQLVRSVLK, from the coding sequence GTGACCGTTGCTGAAATCATCGATGAGTTTGATGGGGGGACGCGCCAGTCGTTCGCCGCCTTCGTGGATAGCTGCCCGTTCTGGTCCTATCAGCAGACGCCCGGCTGGCTGGCAGCGGTGCCCGCGCATCCGCGCCATCATTATCTGGCAGTAATCTGCCGCCGCGACGATGCCATCATCGGCAGCGCGGTTGTGCGCCGCTCCAAGCTGGCGGGCCCTTACTGGCTGGCAAGTTCCGCGCGCGGGCCGCTGGTACGCGATCCCGCCGATCTGGGTGAGGTGATTCGCGCGATCGGCGATGTCCTGCGCGATGCGGGGGCCGCCACGTGGCAGCTGGCACCGCGCGTGCGTGGCCGCGATCTTCCAGTGAAGGCGGAGGCGATGCGCGCCGCCGGAGCCACCCCGCTGCCCGCATCACAGCAATCGCTCCACGTCGCGACCGGTATCGTCTGGCTGGACAAGCCGGAGGACGACATTCTTGCAGGCTTCGGCCAGAGCGGACGGCGCAAGCTGAAGGCGGCCGCCAAGGCCGGGGTTCAGGTGCGTGCGGTGGAAAGCGAGGCCGATATCGCCGCTTTCCAGCGCGCGCTCGATATCTTTGATGCAAATCGCCCGGCTTATGAAATGTCGTCGACGCCGGATGCAAAGGCGCAGGCGGGGCTGATCGAGGAGCTTGGCGGGGCCATGCTGCTGGCCGAAAAGGACGGCGTGCTTCTGGGCGCGGCATCCTATGTCCATCAGGGCGGCGAGGCGATCTGGTTGACCCTGGCGAGCACCGATGCCGAACCGAAGATCCCCAGCAATTACCTCCTCCTGTGGGAAGCGATGCGGCGTGCGCGGGCATCGGGATGCGTGGGATATGATCTGGCCGGCGTGCCGATCGACGAGCCGTCCGATCCGGGCGAAAAGGGCCGGATGCAGTTCAAGAATGCGTTCCGCCCGCACCGGCGGGTAATGCTGCCGATGCACAGCATCGCGCTGAAGCCGGTGGCACACAGTCTGCTCTTTACATCGCGCCAGCTCGTCCGCTCGGTCCTGAAATGA
- a CDS encoding polysaccharide deacetylase family protein, whose translation MTRKQERKRRFGAGILALLAALGCLWAASAGGAALWWLAGVAAALILMHKAMIGPPGVAVLTYHSVSPDPGWLPWSQETAVSPETFAAHCSMIGAPGLLAITTDELVRMRAAGEQPRGDEIVLHFDDGYLDNWLYAAPILERHGIPASFFVSLDFVEPGALIRTAPDARDVSGYMNWAEIAAMQKVRGLEIEPHGVDHARIPVSERAIDRLTEANWRKHAWLQWHGTNGPKHDWYRSDAPPAVPIGSPVPESGLALAVRGWVNGRREDVSELEERLREQLTLCQTVFAQRLGKMPRIFCWPENKVGAEGRRIARELGFAATTGGKGRNRADEPADVISRLHMGDRALGFRWLAAERLHFRAAVRLAQGNHYYYALIAPMNLCRKLVFAWRRRFGKPFA comes from the coding sequence GTGACGCGCAAGCAGGAACGAAAGCGGCGCTTCGGTGCCGGAATCCTCGCGCTGCTGGCCGCGCTCGGCTGTCTGTGGGCGGCGAGCGCGGGCGGCGCTGCGCTGTGGTGGCTGGCCGGAGTGGCCGCAGCGCTGATCCTGATGCATAAGGCGATGATCGGGCCGCCGGGCGTTGCCGTGCTCACCTATCATTCGGTCAGCCCAGATCCGGGCTGGCTCCCCTGGTCGCAGGAAACCGCCGTTTCGCCCGAAACCTTCGCCGCGCATTGCAGCATGATCGGTGCGCCGGGGCTTCTGGCGATCACGACCGATGAGCTGGTGCGCATGCGCGCCGCTGGAGAACAACCGCGCGGCGACGAGATCGTGCTGCATTTCGACGACGGCTATCTCGACAATTGGCTCTACGCCGCGCCGATCCTGGAGCGCCACGGCATTCCTGCTAGCTTCTTCGTTTCGCTCGATTTCGTCGAGCCGGGCGCGCTCATCCGCACCGCCCCTGATGCGCGCGACGTCTCCGGCTATATGAACTGGGCCGAGATCGCGGCGATGCAAAAGGTCCGCGGGCTGGAGATCGAGCCGCACGGTGTGGACCATGCCCGCATTCCGGTGAGCGAGCGCGCCATCGACCGGCTGACCGAGGCGAACTGGCGCAAACATGCCTGGCTGCAATGGCACGGCACGAACGGCCCCAAACATGACTGGTATCGCAGCGACGCCCCGCCCGCCGTGCCGATCGGATCGCCTGTCCCTGAATCGGGCCTCGCGCTGGCTGTGCGCGGCTGGGTGAACGGACGGCGCGAGGACGTATCCGAACTGGAAGAGCGCCTGCGCGAACAGCTGACGCTATGCCAGACGGTGTTCGCGCAGCGGCTAGGCAAGATGCCGCGCATCTTCTGTTGGCCGGAAAACAAGGTCGGGGCCGAGGGCCGCCGCATCGCACGCGAGCTTGGTTTCGCGGCCACCACCGGGGGCAAGGGCCGCAACCGCGCGGATGAGCCGGCGGACGTCATCTCCCGCCTGCACATGGGAGACCGCGCGCTGGGATTCCGCTGGCTGGCCGCCGAGCGGCTGCATTTCCGCGCCGCGGTGCGCCTCGCCCAAGGCAATCATTATTATTACGCGCTCATCGCGCCGATGAACCTGTGCCGCAAGCTGGTCTTCGCCTGGCGCAGGCGTTTCGGCAAACCATTCGCGTGA
- a CDS encoding YgfZ/GcvT domain-containing protein translates to MASPRLFDRLLIRVSATDGQEDVRGFLQGLVTNDTRRLEPDAADGPIWAALLTAQGKVLFDFLLWADGDDVLIDCEAAHADGLIRRLSIYRLRRKIAFERDEDRGVFWSADGGEGSPDPRLPELGRRWIAPIADDDADVSAGFRAHRLACGVTEGEAELGQEATLWLECNAIELNGVAFDKGCYVGQENTARMNWRQKVNRRLAVVPLDQADEKRQRIAYPELGYSVEHRRVEDMEALDLPDWQRAGIEAMDPKVADGAPLS, encoded by the coding sequence ATGGCTTCCCCAAGACTTTTCGACCGCTTGCTCATCCGCGTTTCCGCCACCGACGGACAGGAGGATGTACGCGGCTTCCTGCAGGGGCTCGTCACCAACGACACGCGGCGGCTGGAGCCCGATGCCGCAGACGGCCCGATATGGGCAGCATTGCTCACCGCGCAGGGCAAGGTGCTGTTCGATTTCCTGCTCTGGGCGGACGGCGACGATGTGCTGATCGATTGTGAGGCAGCCCATGCAGACGGCCTGATCCGCCGCCTCTCGATCTACCGCCTCCGGCGCAAGATCGCGTTCGAACGGGACGAGGACCGGGGCGTATTCTGGAGCGCCGATGGCGGCGAAGGCAGCCCCGATCCGCGCCTTCCCGAACTCGGCCGCCGCTGGATCGCGCCGATCGCCGATGACGATGCGGACGTCTCCGCCGGTTTCCGCGCCCACCGGCTGGCGTGTGGCGTAACGGAGGGCGAGGCAGAGTTGGGCCAGGAAGCCACCTTATGGCTCGAATGCAACGCGATCGAACTGAACGGCGTCGCCTTCGACAAGGGCTGCTATGTCGGGCAGGAAAACACCGCGCGCATGAATTGGCGGCAGAAGGTCAACCGACGACTGGCCGTGGTGCCGCTGGATCAGGCGGACGAGAAGCGCCAGCGCATCGCCTATCCGGAACTCGGTTACTCGGTGGAGCATCGCCGCGTCGAGGATATGGAAGCGCTCGATCTGCCGGATTGGCAGCGCGCCGGCATCGAGGCGATGGACCCCAAGGTCGCCGACGGCGCACCGCTTTCCTGA
- a CDS encoding GNAT family N-acetyltransferase, with protein MSTTLQQSPELAASRAPDWWMDAWRMAYCDEAKARAPVAGLPLHGAKGAARLQTQTNLQSSYLDVEPGVSDADALAQALFADPATAMVSLDYLSEHSRALALLRKVKDFHRLERRHASRALTDTSRPYEEWLAGRPTKRRKRLRALDRGMPGAIAASFTVHARADDALLEAIFALEAKGWKGRGGTAISQNRADLVFYTELARAAEREGALRIITIHDGAQLVAFEYDVLLQGRLLSAKVGYDEEYAALQPGSWLALRTICWACAEPDIRLIDMLGNSAHISENKARFGDLREDLWRVRLYRPGPRGTLLYACHTARQRLSGLKARLRRAR; from the coding sequence TTGTCCACAACGCTCCAACAGTCGCCCGAGCTGGCCGCGTCGCGTGCGCCGGACTGGTGGATGGATGCGTGGCGCATGGCCTATTGCGATGAGGCGAAGGCGCGGGCTCCTGTAGCCGGCCTACCGCTCCACGGCGCCAAGGGCGCGGCCCGTCTGCAAACACAGACGAACCTGCAATCAAGCTATCTGGATGTGGAACCCGGCGTCAGCGATGCCGATGCGCTGGCGCAGGCGCTCTTCGCCGATCCGGCAACGGCGATGGTTTCGCTCGATTATCTGTCGGAGCATTCGCGTGCGCTTGCCTTGTTGCGGAAGGTGAAGGATTTTCACCGGCTGGAGCGACGCCATGCCTCGCGCGCGCTGACCGATACGTCGCGGCCCTATGAGGAATGGCTCGCGGGCCGCCCCACCAAACGCCGCAAGCGGCTCCGCGCGCTCGATCGCGGCATGCCCGGTGCGATTGCCGCAAGCTTCACCGTCCACGCCCGTGCGGACGACGCGCTGCTCGAAGCGATTTTCGCACTGGAGGCGAAGGGCTGGAAGGGCCGCGGCGGCACGGCCATCAGCCAGAACCGCGCCGATCTTGTGTTCTACACCGAACTCGCGCGCGCCGCGGAGCGAGAGGGCGCGTTGCGCATCATCACGATTCATGACGGTGCGCAGCTTGTCGCCTTCGAATATGATGTCCTGCTTCAGGGCCGTCTCCTCAGCGCCAAGGTGGGATATGATGAGGAATATGCCGCATTGCAGCCGGGCAGTTGGCTGGCGCTACGGACGATATGCTGGGCGTGCGCGGAACCGGATATCCGGCTGATCGATATGCTCGGCAACAGCGCGCATATCAGCGAGAACAAGGCGCGCTTCGGGGATTTGCGGGAAGATCTTTGGCGGGTTCGCCTGTACCGTCCCGGTCCGCGCGGAACGTTGCTCTATGCCTGCCACACCGCGCGGCAGCGACTGAGCGGACTGAAAGCACGGCTGAGGCGGGCACGGTGA
- a CDS encoding sugar transferase produces MHRFGHGIGLEIQELESVAAGKPAVTTARPQAERRQDWQRRVRFECDMRGVPLPLEYRQAFYARRVKPMVERFVAAMLLVLLAPVFLAAAIAIRLDGKGPIFFRQNRTGYLGRPFRLVKFRTMVPEAEALKASLRAQNHHAADSPDFKLIEDPRITRVGKFLRKTSIDELPNLINVLRGEMALVGPRPTSFDVGTYKMHHLPRLAARPGITGLWQVSGRANVDFDERTELDVDYIRSMSFANDTRLMFRTVGAVRRGDGAH; encoded by the coding sequence ATGCACAGATTTGGTCACGGAATCGGCCTGGAAATTCAAGAACTGGAGAGCGTAGCTGCCGGCAAACCGGCGGTTACGACGGCTCGGCCCCAGGCGGAGCGCCGGCAGGATTGGCAACGCCGCGTGCGCTTCGAATGCGACATGCGCGGCGTTCCGCTGCCTCTGGAATATCGGCAGGCTTTCTATGCGCGCCGTGTGAAGCCGATGGTCGAGCGATTTGTGGCTGCTATGCTGCTGGTGCTTCTGGCTCCGGTCTTCCTGGCTGCGGCGATTGCGATCCGGCTGGACGGCAAGGGCCCCATCTTCTTCCGCCAGAACCGCACGGGCTATCTCGGCCGCCCGTTTCGGCTGGTGAAGTTTCGCACCATGGTGCCTGAAGCGGAGGCGCTGAAGGCATCGCTTCGCGCCCAAAATCATCATGCAGCCGACTCGCCCGATTTCAAACTTATCGAAGATCCGCGCATCACCCGCGTCGGCAAGTTTCTGCGCAAGACCAGCATCGATGAACTGCCGAACCTGATCAACGTACTGCGCGGGGAGATGGCGCTGGTCGGTCCGCGGCCGACCTCCTTCGATGTCGGTACCTACAAGATGCACCATCTGCCGCGCCTGGCCGCGCGCCCCGGCATCACCGGGCTGTGGCAGGTTTCGGGCCGTGCGAATGTGGATTTCGACGAGCGGACCGAGCTGGATGTGGACTATATCCGCTCCATGTCCTTCGCCAACGATACGCGTCTGATGTTCCGCACAGTCGGCGCGGTGCGGCGCGGAGACGGCGCGCACTGA
- a CDS encoding glycosyltransferase: MIEGLAWTLIALIAITFAGYPLAVLALSRFAPARPWHHAGTAPAHVPDIAVLICAYNEAAHLGAKLESVLAETARWPRKAAIWVADDGSSDATAAIAEGFGVHVLRLPRGGKAAALNALSARVEGDILVLSDADPLLAPGSLNALIAPFDDPRVGAVAGEVESAKGAGGGRFDRLYRAYESGLREAEDRLFGCVSADGGLLAIRRELMPHVPPDGTDDFHISTAAVAAGKRIAFARHAVAIEQPIAGGRKTMRRRVRITVRGLTALWRRRGLMNPARTGGYALGLFFHKFARRFAPVLVLPLALCAFALALTGSAFWTLASLAILAAAALGFIGWFAERRLPKILRVPYLLGLHLTGLIAGVALFCWGTRYAQWTPQKSLS; this comes from the coding sequence GTGATCGAGGGTTTGGCCTGGACGCTGATTGCGCTGATTGCGATCACCTTTGCGGGCTATCCGCTCGCGGTGCTGGCGCTTTCCCGCTTCGCTCCGGCAAGGCCTTGGCACCATGCCGGCACTGCCCCGGCCCATGTACCCGATATCGCAGTCCTGATCTGCGCCTATAATGAGGCCGCACATCTGGGCGCGAAGCTGGAAAGCGTGCTCGCCGAAACCGCGCGCTGGCCCCGCAAAGCGGCGATCTGGGTGGCCGACGACGGATCGAGCGATGCTACCGCCGCCATTGCCGAAGGGTTCGGCGTGCATGTGCTGCGCCTGCCGCGCGGCGGAAAGGCGGCGGCGCTGAACGCGCTCAGCGCGCGCGTGGAGGGCGACATCCTGGTGCTGAGCGATGCCGATCCGCTGCTCGCACCCGGCAGCCTTAACGCCTTGATCGCGCCGTTCGACGATCCGCGCGTCGGTGCGGTCGCGGGCGAGGTCGAAAGCGCGAAAGGCGCCGGCGGCGGGCGGTTCGACCGGCTCTACCGCGCCTATGAAAGCGGCCTGCGCGAAGCCGAGGACCGGTTGTTCGGCTGCGTTTCCGCCGATGGCGGCCTGCTCGCCATCCGCCGCGAGCTTATGCCGCATGTCCCGCCCGACGGCACCGACGATTTCCACATTAGCACCGCCGCCGTTGCCGCGGGCAAGCGCATCGCCTTTGCACGTCATGCTGTGGCGATCGAGCAGCCGATTGCGGGCGGCAGGAAAACCATGCGGCGGCGCGTTCGCATTACCGTGCGCGGCCTCACCGCGCTCTGGCGGCGGCGCGGGCTGATGAACCCCGCGCGCACCGGCGGCTATGCGCTCGGCCTGTTCTTCCACAAATTCGCCCGCCGCTTCGCGCCCGTGCTCGTCCTGCCGCTGGCTTTGTGCGCCTTCGCGCTCGCGCTCACGGGCAGCGCGTTCTGGACGCTCGCCAGCCTCGCCATCCTAGCCGCCGCAGCGCTCGGCTTCATCGGCTGGTTCGCCGAACGTCGCCTGCCGAAAATCTTGCGCGTGCCCTATTTGCTCGGCCTGCATCTGACCGGACTGATCGCGGGCGTGGCGCTGTTCTGCTGGGGCACGCGTTATGCGCAATGGACCCCGCAAAAGAGCCTCTCATGA
- the pyrC gene encoding dihydroorotase → MADSKNFLTIRRPDDWHLHLRDGDMLQAVVPYTARQFGRAIVMPNLSPPITSVAAAESYRNRIRLALPEGADFEPLMTAYLTDEIAPDEIERGHAKGVFTAAKLYPAGATTNSAAGVTDIANIRPVLERMERIGMVLCIHGEVTDGDVDIFDREAVFIDRILAPLTRDFPALKIVLEHITSADAVQFVESAGDRVAATITPHHCIINRNALFKGGINPHAYCLPVAKRERHRAAVRAAATSGSAKFFLGTDSAPHARHAKESACGCAGIFNAPYALESYARVFDEDGALDKLEAFASENGPRFYGLPLNEGTVTLRREAQSVPDQLEGELVPFLAGETLEWRLD, encoded by the coding sequence ATGGCTGATAGCAAAAATTTCCTCACCATCCGCCGCCCGGACGACTGGCACCTGCATCTGCGCGACGGGGACATGCTGCAGGCGGTGGTGCCTTACACCGCGCGCCAGTTCGGCCGCGCGATCGTGATGCCGAACCTCTCACCGCCCATCACCAGCGTGGCCGCGGCGGAGAGCTATCGCAACCGCATCCGCCTGGCGCTGCCCGAGGGTGCCGATTTCGAGCCGTTGATGACCGCCTATCTGACCGACGAGATCGCGCCGGACGAGATCGAGCGCGGGCACGCGAAAGGCGTGTTCACCGCGGCCAAGCTGTATCCGGCCGGCGCCACCACCAACAGCGCGGCAGGCGTCACCGATATCGCGAACATCCGCCCCGTGCTGGAGCGGATGGAGCGCATCGGCATGGTGCTGTGCATCCATGGCGAGGTAACCGATGGCGATGTCGATATCTTCGACCGCGAGGCGGTGTTTATCGATCGGATATTGGCGCCGCTGACGCGCGATTTTCCGGCGCTGAAGATCGTGCTGGAACATATCACCAGCGCGGACGCCGTGCAGTTCGTGGAAAGCGCGGGCGATAGGGTGGCGGCGACGATCACGCCGCATCACTGCATCATCAACCGCAACGCCCTGTTCAAGGGCGGCATAAACCCGCACGCTTATTGCCTGCCGGTGGCCAAGCGCGAGCGGCACCGGGCAGCGGTGCGCGCGGCGGCCACCTCCGGATCGGCGAAATTCTTCCTTGGCACCGACAGCGCGCCGCATGCCCGCCATGCGAAGGAAAGCGCCTGCGGCTGCGCAGGAATTTTCAACGCGCCTTATGCACTGGAAAGCTATGCGCGCGTGTTCGATGAGGATGGCGCGCTGGACAAGCTGGAAGCGTTCGCCAGCGAAAACGGCCCCCGCTTCTACGGACTGCCGCTGAACGAGGGCACGGTGACGCTTCGCCGCGAGGCACAGAGCGTGCCGGATCAGCTGGAGGGCGAGCTGGTGCCGTTCCTGGCGGGCGAAACGCTGGAGTGGCGGCTGGACTGA
- a CDS encoding GNAT family N-acetyltransferase has protein sequence MSENGALPERSGRLQHMAANLRKLGLRGMAAKAIRDHVFRQELSFILARRTDDLPPADATPVPDGVKLVELTRGDAVPPLSGWLAHRCADFAGLLEDGRIGMFALADGQAIACIWASTEDFHDPNSRLFVTVPEGEAYAFGMMVDHQHRDRSVARLLAAFGLRQMNARAVTRVFNYCDIGNETSYRAQAGIGFEETGELMVETRLFGLNLQSRRRYRGSRVPPAWNRPRLRRG, from the coding sequence ATGAGCGAGAACGGCGCCTTGCCCGAACGGAGCGGCCGGTTGCAGCATATGGCCGCCAATCTGCGCAAGCTGGGTCTGCGCGGTATGGCGGCAAAGGCAATTCGCGACCATGTTTTCCGGCAGGAGCTGTCGTTCATCCTGGCCCGCCGCACCGACGATCTGCCGCCTGCCGACGCAACGCCGGTGCCGGACGGCGTGAAGCTGGTCGAGCTGACGCGCGGTGATGCCGTTCCTCCCCTCAGCGGATGGCTGGCTCATCGATGTGCCGATTTCGCAGGCCTGCTGGAAGACGGACGAATTGGGATGTTCGCGCTGGCGGATGGACAGGCAATCGCCTGCATCTGGGCCTCTACCGAAGATTTTCATGATCCGAACAGCAGGCTGTTCGTCACGGTGCCCGAAGGCGAAGCCTATGCTTTCGGCATGATGGTAGACCATCAGCACCGTGACCGCAGCGTGGCTCGGCTGCTGGCGGCATTCGGTTTGCGCCAGATGAACGCGCGCGCTGTGACCCGTGTCTTCAACTATTGCGATATTGGCAATGAAACGAGCTACCGCGCACAGGCTGGCATCGGTTTCGAAGAGACCGGGGAGTTGATGGTGGAAACGCGGCTGTTCGGCCTCAATCTGCAATCGCGTCGGCGCTATCGCGGATCGCGCGTTCCGCCGGCGTGGAACCGGCCCCGCCTTCGCCGCGGATGA